A stretch of DNA from Nitratireductor thuwali:
GCCGCCCTACGTGCCGACCTTCGGGTTGGAGGAGGGCTGGAGCGGGTTCGTTGAGGCGCTCGGCGAGCTCTCCTTCGAAAACTACCTCTGGCTGTTCGGCGATCCGCTCTATGTGAACGCCTATCTGTCCAGTGTCTGGATCGCCGGGGTTTCGACGATACTCACGCTGGCCGTCGGCTATCCAATCGCCTATGGCATGGCCCGCGCGCCTTCCGGCGTCAGGCCGCTGCTGCTCATGCTCGTGATCCTGCCCTTCTGGACCAGCTTCCTCATCCGCGTCTATGCCTGGATCGGGATTCTCAAGCCCGAGGGCCTGCTCAACCAGTTCCTGTTCTTCCTGGGTGTGATCGACCAGCCGCTGGTCATCCTCAACACGACGACCGCCGTCTATATCGGCATCGTCTATTCCTACCTGCCGTTCATGGTCCTGCCGCTCTATGCGACACTGGAGAAGATGGATTACTCGCTGATCGAGGCAGCCGGTGATCTGGGCTGCCCGCCGCTGACCGCGTTCTGGAAGATCACCTTTCCGCTGTCGCTTCCCGGTGTCGTCGCCGGCTGCATGCTGGTGTTCATCCCTGCGGTGGGCGAGTTCGTCATCCCGGACCTGCTCGGCGGCTCGCGCACGCTGATGATCGGCAAGACGCTCTGGAACGAGTTCTTCTCCAACCGCGACTGGCCGGTGTCGTCGGCCGTGGCGGTGATCCTGCTCCTCCTTCTGA
This window harbors:
- a CDS encoding ABC transporter permease subunit: MNRALSAVFRRLVIAVPYAWLLVFFLVPFFIVFKISLSQTAIAMPPYVPTFGLEEGWSGFVEALGELSFENYLWLFGDPLYVNAYLSSVWIAGVSTILTLAVGYPIAYGMARAPSGVRPLLLMLVILPFWTSFLIRVYAWIGILKPEGLLNQFLFFLGVIDQPLVILNTTTAVYIGIVYSYLPFMVLPLYATLEKMDYSLIEAAGDLGCPPLTAFWKITFPLSLPGVVAGCMLVFIPAVGEFVIPDLLGGSRTLMIGKTLWNEFFSNRDWPVSSAVAVILLLLLIVPIVLFQRAQARTQEQGR